A window from Theobroma cacao cultivar B97-61/B2 chromosome 3, Criollo_cocoa_genome_V2, whole genome shotgun sequence encodes these proteins:
- the LOC108661141 gene encoding RNA-directed DNA polymerase homolog: MKEVVKKTIIKWLDDGIIYPISDNDWVSPVQCVPKKGGMMVVANENNELIPTKAFTIWRDCMDYWELNKATRKNHFPLPFIDQMLDRLAGNEYYGSLDGYSGYNQIVIALEDQEKTTFTCLYGTFTFRKMPIGLCNALATFSTMHDGYLFKYGGENVRDIYG, from the coding sequence ATGAAGGAGGTGGTGAAGAAAACAATTATCAAGTGGTTAGATGATGGTATCATTTATCCTATTTCAGACAATGATTGGGTAAGTCCGGTGCAATGTGTACCAAAAAAAGGTGGGATGATGGTGGTTGCAAATGAAAACAATGAGCTCATTCCCACAAAGGCATTCACTATATGGAGAGACTGCATGGACTATTGGGAGCTAAATAAGGCCACAAGGAAAAACCATTTCCCTTTACCATTTATTGATCAGATGTTGGATAGGTTAGCAGGAAATGAGTACTATGGTTCCTTGGATGGGTATTCAGGATATAATCAGATCGTAATAGCTCTAGAGGATCAAGAAAAGACAACCTTCACCTGTCTTTATGGCACTTTCACCTTTAGGAAAATGCCAATTGGACTTTGCAATGCTTTAGCCACATTTTCAACGATGCATGATGgttatctttttaaatatgGTGGAGAAAATGTTAGAGATATTTATGGATGA